The Microcystis panniformis FACHB-1757 region GGATTAAAGTTAGGGAGAAAGTGATGTTAACTAAACTGATGGTCAAGCCCTCTTCTTGGATTGAAAAAGGAATTAAGCTATCGCCAGTAAGGGAAAATTATCTCTTTAAATTCACTGAGGAATTGCAGTGTCGATTAGAGGAACTACGGGAACTAGAAAAAAATTCCCAACTTAATTCTCAAGAAACCGCAGAATTAGCCGGTATTTTAGAGTTAAACGAGATTTTCACGCTCTTAAATGCGAGAATAGTTGCTGAATCTAAATGATTAGTATCACCACTCGATTACAAGTCCGAGCAAGAGCCAACTATCTGTGTGAATACTGTCATTCTTCAGAAGAAATTAGTGCCGCACTATTTGAAGTAGATCACATTCAGCCCAAATCTTTAGGAGGCAAAGATGAATTGGCAAACTTAGCTTTAGCTTGCCAAAGATGTAACAGATATCGCTACAATTTTATCAAGGCAATTGATCCGAAAACAGAACAAGAAGTAGAAATATTCAATCCGCGCCAACAGCATTGGCAAGAACATTTTATCTGGACACCAGATGCTTTAAAAATAGTGGGAATCACTCCCATCGCTAGGGCAACTATTGAACGTTTGGACTTAAATGATGATAATCATAATGAAGGTTTTATCGTTAAAGTTCGTCGATTATGGATCCGGGGAGGTTGGC contains the following coding sequences:
- a CDS encoding HNH endonuclease — its product is MISITTRLQVRARANYLCEYCHSSEEISAALFEVDHIQPKSLGGKDELANLALACQRCNRYRYNFIKAIDPKTEQEVEIFNPRQQHWQEHFIWTPDALKIVGITPIARATIERLDLNDDNHNEGFIVKVRRLWIRGGWHPPSADKKQE